The region GGCTTCGGCGAATGAGCGGACGCGGTCGAGGTCCATTCCGCCCGAGGCCTCGATCAACACCGAAGGGTTCATATCGCGGGCCATCTTGACTAATTTCGCTGCCTCGTCGGGAGTTTGGTTATCGATCATGACGATCTCGGCTCCGGCGAGGAGGGCTTCTCTTAATTGTGCCCAATTCGTGATCTCGACCTCGATCTTGTGGAGGTGGCCGCAGTGGGCTTTCGCGGCGTTGACGGCTTCGGTGATGCCGCCGGCGAGGGCGATGTGGTTGTCCTTGATGAGCACGCCGTCGTCGAGCCCCAAACGATGATTCTTACCGCCGCCGACCCTGACCGCGTATTTCTCCAGCAGCCGCAAACCGGGCGTCGTCTTGCGCGTATCGACGATCTGAGCCGCCGTGCCTTCAACAGCCTTCACATACTGCCGCGTCAAAGTCGCGATGCCGGACATTCGCTGGAGTAGGTTCAAAGCCGTGCGTTCGCCGGTGAGCAGAACGTCGGCGTAACCTTTCAGCGTCCCAAAGACCGTTCCCAAAGCGATCTCGTCGCCTTCGTTGAACGTCGTCTCGATCTCCGACGACTCCGGATCGAGTTGAAAGAACACCGCCTCGGCGACATCCAGCCCGCACAGCACGAGGTCTTCCTTCGCCAAAAACCGCCCGACACCCAAAGTGTCGCCCGCCACCGTCGCCGCCGTCGTAATATCCCCGCGCCCAATATCCTCGGCGAGAAAATCACCTATCGCCTGCATCACATCGCCGCTTTCCAGCCAGTTCATAAAAATCAGTTTATCAGACTACGCCAAAAAGGTCGTGGATGAGATACTGACCGCAATGCGAGGTTAGTCTGCCAAAGCAACCGACCGATTGTCTGGAACATCATTAAAGACAATGAAACGTATTATCCTGATCGGCGGTTTTCTAATATGTTGTCAAGTGCCGCTTCTTGCACAGGTTGACACCCGAGCAATTGTTCTTCCGGATGCCCAGATGGAACCTGTCGTTAAGCAGATACTCATGTGGTACTTCCACGCGCCGAAGAAGCCAAAAACGATTTATATCGCAGCCTACCATATCAAAAAGGAATGGCTTCCCCACATTCACAACATAAAATTCGTCGTGGTCGATAACCCAGCTAACGGAATTCTTTATTTCTTTCGTTACGGCGAGTGGCACGGTGATCGACGTTTGACGCTTAATTTCGCCTACGGAGATGCAGCTTGTAGTGCCAAAGGAGACACGTGGTCTGTAAGCATCAGAGGGTCACGCGTTAGATTGCGATTGGTGTCAACCAAGTGGCTAATCTCCTGTAGCCTCGAAGATTTGATTTACGACCCAATGTGATGCAGAGACGACGAGCATAAAGGGCGCTACCGAAGTAACGCCCATTTTCCACGACAAACCTTACGGATTGACCGTCGTTAAGATGATCGCTGACGGTTGGCCGTAGTTGGCGTTGCCTTTTCGGAGTTGGATGCGGACTTGGAGTTGAATGGGTTTGCCCGTTGTGTTTGGAACGGTTATGTCACCGCTCTTGCCCGTGAATGTGCCTGCCACTATCCAGTTGGTTGTTCCTACTTCGGCGTAAGAGATCACCCATTGGTCAGCCTGCGCTCGTCCTGTAACGACTGCCGAAAACATATTGCCCGTCGCGGCCGGAAAGGTTTTTAGAGTTGGTTCAACTGTCGCAGGATCGGGCGGTTCCGGCCCGGCTCCGATGAGTCCGTAAAGAGCGCCTTGCTCGTCGGTGTAAGCAGCCGAAGCCATAATTCGCGGACGATAAACCTCGGAAACGCGCTCGAATATTCCAACGACCGGCGAGATGAGCGGAATGCCCGGCGACGGAAAAGCCGGAAACGGCGGCGGCGTGTCGCCAATATCTCCCGTCGTGACGAGGTTGCGAAACAGCGTAAATGACTCGTTAAACGTCTCAAACGTAACGGCAGTGCTCGCCAGAAACTGCATCATCATGTTGTCCTCGTTGATCTGCGTCAGATCATCGACCGTCAACCCAAGCGACGCGCCCGTCGATTGTGCCTGAAAGTTAAAATTCTCATACCACGCAGCCCTTTCCTGCAGGCTCTGCGGAAACCATGTTTTGCTAGGTATCATAATTGTCCTCCTTAGGTATTCTCCTCAATGATTTGCTGCTAAATGCAGAAAAATAATAGACCAATCGGCTTTCTTTAGCAACAAAGCGTCATTAAGTTAAACAAAAGCGATGATCTCAATGGCCAAAGCACAAAACTTCCGCACGAAAGCAAAGCATTTCGAGCCAAAAGCAGCCATTTTTCATATAAAAGCAAAAAACTTACAAACGAAAGCACTCAACTTACACCCAAAAGCGCGTCGCTTCAGTAGAAAAGAGCTTTGCTTCGGTGGAAAAGAGCGTTGCTTCGCTGGAAAAGATCATTGCTTCAGGAGAAAATCAGGCCGCTTTTATGAAAAAGCAACCTGCTTTTGCCAAAAAGCAGCCCGCTTCGAGCAAAAAGCAACCCGCCAAACATGATTGATTTATCGCTTTTAGCAAGCATTTATCGAGCTTTTGTGAAAATTACTCTTCAAAAGGCTCCGATTGCCGCGTATTAGGTGAATCTTCTATATCCCACCGTGAATTACTCGCAAACACAATCGGCTTCGTCGCATTCACAGCAATTAGGATCAGCCTCACAGGAATCATATTGTACGCTTCGACGTATCCTTTTCGTTCTAGGCTTTTTTGGGGTTGGGCTTATAGCGTCCCTTGGTAAAACTTGATTGACTGATTCCGGAGTTGGTGAAGGAGAATTGTTTGGTGTCGGCGTCGGCGTAAACGTACGAGTTGCCGTCGGCGTTGCGGGGGAAGGTGTAATTTGGGCCTTAGGTGAATTTGTGGATTGGGATAGCCGTTTTTGAAGCTCTTGTACCTCAACACCCGCTATTGGTCCGATGAAACCGAGCGTATGCCAAGCTAGAATAGCAGATACTAGAAAACACGTGATCCGCAGCACGATTTTGCAAGCCTTCAAAAGAGTAGTTCTGAGTGTTTCGGGAAAGACGTCGGGATCCTCATTCTCGTCATAATGCTTACTAATACCAAAAAACCCCGCTACTACCACACACCAAGTGCCAATCGCTACGAGCCAAATCCACCACCGAGCTAAATAGTAAGCGGCAACCGTGACAACTACGGGAACCGCTGCAATATAAAAAAGTTGTCGAAGAATCCAAACGATTTCGATGCCGGCTACTAGAAGTCGGCACAATGACTCTTCTAATGCAACATACGTTCGTTTTATGAACTTAGAGGCAGCGCGGGCAGCGCTTGCTAAGGCTGTTGTAATTCTATTTATACGATCGGCCGTGGATCGCGCGAAGGCTGTTACCCACCGAGCAAGTTTAAGTGCGATGTGGCTAGCATTTGGCATCTGATCTATTATTCGCTCTCGGAAATCTTCGTTACTTGTGCTTTCCCTGTTGTTGCGAATATCAGAAAGAGCCCAGCGACGGAAATAAGGTTGATATATCTCATCAATTCAAAGCCTCCAGATTATTATTCAGCGTCTCGATCTGTTTTTCCAGCTCGGCGAAGCGGTCGCGGAGTTCCTGGACCTTATCGAGCGGGGCACGGTCGACGAAATTTGCGTTTGAGAGCTGTCCGGCGAGGCGGTCCTTTTCGTCGGTGAGCTTGGCGATCTGGTTCGAGAGCCGCGTGCGTTCAACGTCGAAGTCGATCAGCCCTTCGAGCGGCACGGCGATGGCCGCGTCGTTGGTCACCGCCTTTGCCGAAGCACGCGGAACGTCGAGAGCATCGGCGATAACAAGGCCCTCGGCCTTCGCAAGCTTGAGGATCTGCGATTTGTTGTCTTCAAATACCTTTTGCATCGCCGAACTGGCCGCGATATGCACCGTGAACTTGATCGCCGTCGGGATATTCATCTCCGCACGGATGTTACGCACCTTTGTTATAAGGTCGATGACCGCCGATATCTCCGCCTCAGCCGCTTCGTCGATCGCCCCTAAGTCTCCCGGCGGAAAAGTCGTCAGCATTATCG is a window of Chloracidobacterium sp. DNA encoding:
- the nadC gene encoding carboxylating nicotinate-nucleotide diphosphorylase; translation: MNWLESGDVMQAIGDFLAEDIGRGDITTAATVAGDTLGVGRFLAKEDLVLCGLDVAEAVFFQLDPESSEIETTFNEGDEIALGTVFGTLKGYADVLLTGERTALNLLQRMSGIATLTRQYVKAVEGTAAQIVDTRKTTPGLRLLEKYAVRVGGGKNHRLGLDDGVLIKDNHIALAGGITEAVNAAKAHCGHLHKIEVEITNWAQLREALLAGAEIVMIDNQTPDEAAKLVKMARDMNPSVLIEASGGMDLDRVRSFAEAGVDLISVGRITHSARAVDISFKIQSA